One region of Planctomycetia bacterium genomic DNA includes:
- a CDS encoding DUF1501 domain-containing protein codes for MNSSTESGPAVIDHLRRHRVATSSSPFAPPSEALVRVGSRRWFLQIGLSALGAATMSSSTCPAAGGGARSPKSVIQIWLSGGPSQIDMWDPKPNMPTEIRGPFNAISTAVPGVAVCELMPRQAALMDKLAIIRSMDAGGSNHWPVTFQSTSRKANRDRGDYPSTGSIAARFRGPNQPNMPAFVGLPAGTSYPIWYDIYGSGYLGSDYEPVDGARVAGRFSMPNGITVPRLQDRERLRREFDRFKSRHDNSQQFERHDRHTRAALDFVLGGNAERAFDVEQEPAVVRDLYGRDSLGASALLARRLVEAGITYVVLSDRLGSWDHHGDEIPQKGIDKGLRHMLPRTDHVIATLLEDLDQRGLLESTLVLVMGEFGRAPVMTKTAGRDHWLQVMSLLVAGGGIRGGQVIGATDRRGGEIAERPLGPGDLAATIFKHLGIDSSEHWIDPAGRPRPLVEEGIPIRELF; via the coding sequence ATGAATTCCTCGACTGAATCAGGGCCGGCAGTCATTGATCATCTCCGGCGACATCGAGTCGCGACGTCATCGAGCCCATTCGCGCCCCCATCTGAAGCGCTGGTGCGAGTGGGTAGTCGACGCTGGTTTCTGCAAATCGGTTTGAGCGCCTTAGGCGCGGCGACCATGTCGTCGTCGACGTGCCCTGCTGCCGGTGGAGGTGCGAGATCACCGAAATCGGTGATTCAAATCTGGTTGTCGGGAGGCCCGAGCCAGATCGACATGTGGGATCCGAAGCCCAACATGCCTACCGAGATCCGGGGGCCTTTCAACGCAATCTCCACCGCGGTTCCGGGAGTTGCCGTTTGTGAGCTGATGCCGCGACAGGCGGCGCTCATGGATAAATTGGCGATCATTCGCTCCATGGACGCCGGCGGAAGCAATCATTGGCCGGTGACGTTCCAATCGACCAGCCGGAAAGCTAACCGTGACCGAGGGGATTACCCATCGACGGGGTCGATCGCCGCCCGCTTTCGCGGACCCAATCAACCGAACATGCCGGCGTTCGTCGGATTGCCTGCGGGGACCTCCTATCCGATCTGGTATGACATTTACGGATCCGGGTATCTCGGCAGTGACTACGAGCCCGTCGACGGCGCACGGGTTGCCGGACGATTCTCGATGCCCAACGGAATTACCGTCCCGCGCTTGCAGGATCGGGAACGTCTCCGCCGGGAATTCGACCGCTTCAAATCCCGGCACGATAACTCGCAGCAGTTCGAGCGACACGACCGGCACACTCGGGCTGCGCTCGACTTCGTATTGGGTGGGAACGCTGAAAGAGCCTTTGACGTCGAGCAGGAGCCGGCGGTCGTTCGCGACCTCTACGGCCGTGATTCGCTCGGCGCTTCCGCCTTGTTGGCCCGGCGGCTGGTCGAAGCCGGCATTACCTACGTGGTGCTGAGCGACCGACTCGGCAGTTGGGATCATCACGGCGACGAGATTCCTCAGAAGGGCATCGACAAAGGATTGCGGCATATGCTGCCGCGCACCGATCACGTGATCGCCACGCTGCTGGAGGATCTCGATCAGCGAGGTTTGCTGGAGTCTACGCTGGTGCTGGTTATGGGCGAGTTCGGGCGTGCGCCGGTAATGACGAAGACGGCGGGACGCGATCACTGGTTGCAGGTGATGTCGCTACTCGTGGCCGGCGGCGGCATTCGCGGAGGCCAGGTCATCGGAGCAACCGATCGACGAGGTGGAGAAATCGCCGAACGCCCGCTCGGACCGGGAGATCTCGCCGCGACGATCTTCAAACACCTCGGCATCGATTCGAGCGAACACTGGATCGACCCGGCAGGCCGGCCGAGACCATTGGTTGAAGAAGGAATTCCCATTCGAGAGCTGTTTTAA